A single Comamonas sp. NLF-1-9 DNA region contains:
- the lysS gene encoding lysine--tRNA ligase, with product MQTTDSAAAPSGLDESQLIAERKDKLRLLRERQAQGLGVAFPNDFKPDQHAAELQQRYGEREDAELQAQAVQVSVAGRMMLKRVMGKASFATLQDGSLGTTGGRIQLYITRDALGEELYADFKRWDLGDILGASGTLMKTRTGELSIKVSALRLLTKSLRPLPDKFHGMQDQEMKYRQRYLDLMTDEAARRRFIARSQAVSGIRAFMVEHGFLEVETPMLHPIPGGANAKPFVTHHNALDQEMYLRIAPELYLKRLVVGGFERVFEINRNFRNEGISVRHNPEFTMMEFYAAYWNYRDLMDYTEQLLRDAALKATGTLQLTYGGRPVDLAAPFARMTIREAIVAHTDAGAGVDDAQWLIAALRKLGLKEEKDQLSRRSLASLQVLYFEETVEEKLWQPTFIMEHPTEISPLARANDERPEVTERFELYITGREMANGFSELNDAQDQAARFAAQVQAKDAGDEEAMYFDHDFVRALEYGLPPTGGCGIGIDRLMMLLTDSASIRDVILFPALRREQ from the coding sequence ATGCAAACCACCGATTCCGCCGCCGCCCCCTCCGGGCTTGATGAAAGCCAGCTGATTGCCGAGCGCAAGGACAAGCTCCGGCTGCTGCGCGAGCGCCAGGCGCAGGGGTTGGGCGTGGCTTTTCCCAACGATTTCAAGCCCGACCAGCACGCGGCCGAGCTGCAGCAGCGCTACGGCGAAAGGGAGGACGCCGAGCTGCAGGCGCAGGCGGTGCAGGTGAGCGTGGCCGGGCGCATGATGCTCAAGCGCGTGATGGGCAAAGCCAGTTTTGCCACGCTGCAGGACGGCTCGCTGGGCACGACCGGCGGGCGCATCCAGTTGTACATCACGCGCGATGCGCTGGGCGAAGAGCTCTACGCCGACTTCAAGCGCTGGGATCTGGGCGACATTCTTGGCGCCAGTGGCACGCTGATGAAGACGCGCACCGGCGAGCTGTCCATCAAGGTGAGCGCGCTGCGCCTGCTGACCAAGAGCCTGCGCCCGCTGCCGGACAAGTTCCACGGCATGCAGGACCAGGAGATGAAGTACCGCCAGCGCTACCTCGACCTGATGACCGACGAGGCCGCGCGCCGGCGCTTCATCGCGCGCAGCCAGGCGGTCTCGGGCATTCGCGCCTTCATGGTCGAGCACGGCTTCCTGGAGGTGGAAACGCCCATGCTGCACCCCATTCCCGGGGGCGCCAACGCCAAGCCCTTCGTCACGCACCACAACGCGCTGGATCAGGAGATGTACCTGCGCATCGCGCCCGAGCTCTACCTCAAGCGCCTGGTGGTCGGCGGCTTCGAGCGCGTGTTCGAGATCAACCGCAACTTCAGGAACGAAGGCATCTCGGTGCGCCACAACCCAGAGTTCACCATGATGGAGTTCTACGCCGCCTACTGGAACTACCGCGACCTGATGGACTACACCGAACAGTTGCTGCGCGACGCCGCGCTCAAGGCCACCGGCACGCTGCAGCTCACTTATGGCGGGCGCCCGGTGGACCTGGCCGCGCCGTTTGCGCGCATGACGATACGCGAGGCCATCGTGGCGCACACCGACGCGGGCGCGGGCGTGGACGACGCGCAGTGGCTGATCGCGGCGCTGCGCAAGCTCGGCCTCAAGGAAGAAAAAGACCAGCTCTCGCGCCGCTCGCTGGCCAGCCTGCAGGTGCTGTACTTCGAGGAAACGGTGGAAGAAAAGCTCTGGCAGCCGACCTTCATCATGGAGCATCCGACCGAGATCTCGCCGCTGGCGCGCGCCAACGACGAGCGCCCCGAGGTGACCGAGCGCTTCGAGCTCTACATCACCGGGCGCGAGATGGCCAACGGCTTTTCCGAGCTCAACGACGCGCAAGACCAGGCTGCGCGCTTTGCCGCCCAGGTACAGGCCAAGGACGCCGGCGACGAAGAGGCGATGTACTTCGACCACGATTTCGTGCGCGCACTGGAGTACGGCCTGCCGCCCACCGGCGGCTGCGGCATAGGCATAGACCGATTGATGATGCTGCTCACCGACAGCGCGAGCATCCGCGACGTGATCCTGTTCCCGGCCCTGCGCCGCGAGCAGTAA
- a CDS encoding mechanosensitive ion channel family protein, with translation MLARLKATLPPWMHDWLEFIVPTVQILLIVLVALALHHALRRLILRAGDHYQFPHELVKPINALLRLLILGGAFLLVLERLGVSAGVLWSALTGFAAVGAVAFFAAWSVLSNIFCAFLIFMVGPFRVGDHVELLDTNTEKPGPLGKVVDINLLYTTLQDASPGQEPRLLQIPNALVFQRVLRRWPAGGPQPQPVQTLQPPPVRDPL, from the coding sequence ATGCTGGCACGCCTGAAGGCCACGCTGCCGCCGTGGATGCACGACTGGCTGGAGTTCATCGTGCCCACGGTGCAGATCCTGCTGATCGTGCTGGTGGCGCTGGCGCTGCACCATGCGCTGCGCCGGCTGATCCTGCGCGCCGGCGACCACTACCAGTTTCCGCACGAGCTCGTCAAGCCGATCAATGCGCTGCTGCGCCTGCTGATCCTGGGCGGCGCCTTCCTGCTGGTGCTCGAGCGCCTGGGCGTGTCGGCCGGCGTGCTCTGGAGCGCCCTCACCGGCTTTGCGGCCGTGGGCGCAGTGGCCTTCTTTGCCGCCTGGAGCGTGCTGTCCAACATCTTCTGCGCCTTCCTGATCTTCATGGTGGGGCCGTTTCGCGTGGGCGACCACGTGGAGTTGCTCGACACCAACACGGAAAAACCCGGACCCCTGGGCAAGGTGGTGGACATCAATCTGCTCTACACCACGCTGCAGGACGCCAGCCCCGGCCAGGAGCCGCGCCTGCTGCAGATTCCGAATGCGCTGGTCTTCCAGCGGGTGCTCAGGCGCTGGCCGGCCGGCGGCCCGCAGCCGCAGCCCGTGCAGACCCTGCAGCCGCCGCCGGTCCGCGACCCTCTTTAA
- the truA gene encoding tRNA pseudouridine(38-40) synthase TruA encodes MRIALGVSYNGQAYQGWQSQPSGRTVQDHLQAALTRFATVPVATLCAGRTDAGVHALMQVVHFDTDIERPEFAWVRGTNRFLPPDVAVQWARRVPDAFHARACAVARRYAYVLLQSPVRPSVEAGRVGWVFQPLALAAMQEAAGYLIGEHDFSAFRAAGCQARSPVKRLQRIDISHRAALQPADTGAQGCPTGYWRFEFEGSAFLHHMVRNIMGCLIAIGQGARPAHWMQELLQARSRSMAAPTFMADGLYFLGPVYERVWGLPDRAPAYDWLP; translated from the coding sequence ATGCGCATCGCTCTGGGCGTAAGTTACAACGGTCAGGCCTACCAGGGCTGGCAGAGCCAGCCTTCGGGGCGCACCGTGCAAGACCACCTGCAAGCGGCACTCACCCGCTTTGCCACCGTGCCCGTCGCCACGCTGTGCGCCGGGCGCACCGATGCCGGCGTGCACGCGCTGATGCAGGTAGTGCACTTCGATACCGACATCGAGCGCCCCGAGTTCGCCTGGGTGCGCGGCACCAACCGCTTCTTGCCACCCGACGTGGCGGTGCAATGGGCGCGGCGGGTGCCAGACGCCTTCCATGCGCGCGCCTGCGCCGTTGCGCGCCGCTATGCCTATGTGCTGCTGCAGTCGCCCGTGCGTCCCAGCGTGGAAGCCGGGCGCGTCGGCTGGGTGTTTCAGCCGCTGGCGCTCGCAGCCATGCAGGAAGCCGCCGGCTACCTGATCGGCGAGCACGACTTCAGCGCGTTTCGCGCCGCCGGCTGCCAGGCCAGGAGCCCGGTCAAGCGCCTGCAGCGCATCGACATTTCCCACCGCGCCGCCCTGCAGCCGGCCGACACCGGCGCCCAAGGCTGCCCCACGGGCTACTGGCGCTTCGAGTTCGAAGGCAGCGCCTTCCTGCACCACATGGTGCGCAACATCATGGGCTGCCTCATCGCCATAGGCCAGGGCGCGCGGCCGGCGCACTGGATGCAGGAGCTGCTGCAGGCGCGCTCGCGCAGCATGGCGGCGCCGACCTTCATGGCCGACGGGCTGTATTTTCTTGGGCCGGTGTACGAGCGCGTCTGGGGTCTGCCCGATCGCGCGCCTGCGTATGATTGGCTGCCATGA
- a CDS encoding YggT family protein yields the protein MLYQIFSFLLDVVASVVTGACLLRVYMQRLQLPFGNPVGQAVLALSDWLVLPLRRLLAPRSRWDVASLLAAVLAQAVQYLVLMLWAGAGLGGLVLLVLFGIVRVAILGLIGLIILHAVLSWVPNHSPIAGVVARLAEPLLAPLRRVLPQPQGLDFSPLVALLILQVLLIVLGNLQAASLF from the coding sequence ATGCTCTACCAGATCTTTTCATTTCTGCTGGACGTTGTCGCCAGCGTGGTCACCGGCGCCTGTCTGCTGCGCGTGTACATGCAGCGCCTGCAACTGCCGTTTGGCAACCCGGTCGGGCAGGCGGTGCTGGCGCTCAGCGACTGGCTGGTGCTGCCGCTGCGCCGGCTGCTGGCGCCGCGCAGCCGCTGGGACGTGGCAAGCCTGCTGGCGGCGGTGCTGGCCCAGGCGGTGCAATACCTGGTGCTGATGCTCTGGGCGGGCGCGGGCCTGGGCGGCCTGGTGTTGCTGGTGCTGTTTGGCATCGTGCGCGTGGCCATCCTCGGGCTGATCGGCCTCATCATCTTGCATGCCGTGCTGAGCTGGGTGCCCAACCATTCGCCGATTGCCGGCGTGGTCGCGCGCCTTGCCGAGCCCTTGCTCGCGCCGCTGCGCCGCGTGCTGCCGCAGCCCCAGGGGCTGGATTTCTCGCCGCTGGTGGCGCTGCTGATACTGCAGGTGCTCCTGATCGTCCTGGGGAACCTCCAGGCCGCTTCCTTGTTTTGA
- the trpA gene encoding tryptophan synthase subunit alpha — MSRIADTFEALQAKGRKALIPYVTAGFPFADITPALMHGMVEAGADVIELGVPFSDPMADGPVIQKAGEKALQLGIGLAEVLEMVRLFRQRNSTTPVVLMGYANPVERYEQQRGPGSFARDCAACGVDGVLVVDYPPEECEQFGAELRRSGIDLIFLLAPTSTPERMQQVARVASGYVYYVSLKGVTGSGALKTEEVAAMLPRIREHVKIPVGVGFGIRDAQTARAIASVADAVVMGSRIIELVEDQPHERVVGVTIDFLRQIRKALDA; from the coding sequence ATGAGCCGCATTGCCGACACCTTCGAAGCCCTGCAGGCCAAGGGCCGCAAGGCGCTGATTCCATACGTCACGGCGGGCTTTCCGTTTGCCGACATCACGCCCGCGCTGATGCACGGCATGGTCGAAGCGGGCGCCGACGTGATCGAGCTGGGCGTGCCGTTTTCCGATCCCATGGCCGACGGCCCGGTGATCCAGAAGGCCGGGGAAAAGGCCTTGCAACTGGGCATAGGCCTGGCCGAGGTGCTGGAGATGGTGCGGCTCTTTCGCCAGCGCAACAGCACGACGCCGGTGGTGCTCATGGGCTATGCCAACCCGGTGGAGCGCTACGAGCAGCAGCGCGGCCCGGGCAGCTTTGCGCGCGACTGCGCCGCCTGCGGCGTGGACGGCGTGCTCGTCGTCGATTACCCGCCCGAGGAATGCGAGCAGTTCGGCGCCGAGCTGCGCCGCAGCGGCATCGACCTGATCTTCCTGCTTGCGCCCACCTCCACGCCCGAGCGCATGCAGCAGGTAGCGCGCGTGGCCAGCGGCTATGTCTACTACGTCTCGCTCAAGGGCGTGACCGGCTCGGGCGCGCTCAAGACCGAAGAAGTGGCGGCCATGCTGCCGCGCATCCGCGAGCACGTGAAGATTCCGGTCGGCGTGGGCTTTGGCATACGCGACGCGCAAACCGCCCGGGCCATCGCCAGCGTGGCCGATGCCGTGGTCATGGGCAGTCGCATCATCGAGCTCGTCGAAGACCAGCCGCATGAACGCGTCGTCGGGGTCACCATCGACTTCCTGCGCCAGATCCGCAAGGCACTGGACGCCTGA
- the trpB gene encoding tryptophan synthase subunit beta produces the protein MLQYDQPDTRGHFGPYGGSFVSETLTHAIDELRAAYARYQNDPDFIAEFRSELAHYVGRPSPVYHAARMSRELGGAQIYLKREDLNHTGAHKINNVIGQAMLARRMGKPRIIAETGAGQHGVATATICARYGLECVVYMGAEDVRRQSPNVYRMQLLGARVVPAESGSRTLKDALNEAMRDWVANVDNTFYIIGTVAGPHPYPMMVRDFQSVIGTECLTQMPELLGPGRQPDAVLACVGGGSNAMGIFYPYIAHEAVQLIGVEAAGQGLDSGKHSASLERGSPGVLHGNRTYILQDDKGQITETHSISAGLDYPGVGPEHAWLQDTGRARYVGITDDEALAAFHHLCRTEGIIPALESSHALAYAMQLAPTMSPEQAILVNLSGRGDKDIGTVADLAGGEYFDRPSQQGATVKGARA, from the coding sequence ATGTTGCAATACGACCAACCCGATACCCGTGGCCATTTCGGCCCCTATGGCGGCAGTTTCGTCAGTGAAACCCTGACGCACGCCATCGACGAGCTGCGCGCCGCCTACGCGCGCTACCAGAACGACCCCGACTTCATCGCGGAATTTCGCAGCGAACTCGCGCACTACGTCGGCCGCCCCTCGCCGGTCTACCACGCGGCGCGCATGAGCCGCGAGCTCGGCGGCGCGCAGATTTACCTCAAGCGCGAAGACCTCAACCACACCGGCGCGCACAAGATCAACAACGTGATCGGCCAGGCGATGCTCGCGCGGCGCATGGGCAAGCCGCGCATCATCGCCGAGACCGGCGCGGGCCAGCACGGCGTGGCCACGGCCACGATCTGCGCGCGCTACGGTCTGGAGTGCGTGGTCTACATGGGCGCCGAAGACGTCAGGCGCCAGAGCCCCAACGTCTATCGCATGCAGCTCCTGGGCGCGCGCGTGGTGCCGGCGGAAAGCGGCAGCCGCACGCTCAAGGACGCGCTCAACGAGGCCATGCGCGACTGGGTGGCGAACGTGGACAACACCTTCTACATCATCGGCACCGTGGCCGGCCCCCACCCCTACCCGATGATGGTGCGCGACTTTCAAAGCGTGATCGGCACCGAATGCCTCACGCAGATGCCCGAGCTGCTCGGCCCCGGGCGCCAGCCCGATGCCGTCCTCGCCTGCGTGGGCGGAGGCAGCAACGCCATGGGCATCTTCTACCCCTACATCGCGCATGAGGCGGTGCAGCTGATCGGCGTCGAGGCCGCGGGCCAGGGGCTCGATTCGGGCAAGCATTCGGCCAGCCTGGAGCGCGGCAGCCCCGGCGTGCTGCACGGCAACCGCACCTACATCCTGCAGGACGACAAGGGCCAGATCACCGAGACGCACTCGATCAGCGCCGGGCTCGACTACCCCGGCGTCGGCCCCGAACACGCCTGGCTGCAGGACACCGGGCGCGCGCGCTACGTGGGCATCACCGACGATGAGGCGCTCGCGGCCTTTCACCACCTGTGCCGCACCGAAGGCATCATCCCGGCGCTGGAATCGAGCCACGCGCTGGCCTATGCGATGCAACTGGCGCCGACCATGTCGCCCGAACAAGCCATTCTCGTGAACCTCTCTGGCCGCGGCGACAAGGACATAGGCACGGTGGCCGACCTGGCCGGCGGCGAATACTTCGACCGGCCAAGCCAGCAGGGCGCCACGGTCAAGGGGGCCCGCGCATGA
- a CDS encoding high-affinity branched-chain amino acid ABC transporter substrate-binding protein, whose product MKLRMRLRTALTALAATAFTFTVQAQIKIAIVIPASGPLTKTGDMITQGVNTAVELVNAAGGINGKQVQTTVYDDGCDPKQSPKVANRVLDDKIHYIVGPLCSGATIAAAPIYNSQRVVAVTPSATSPALTDGNDYHYIFRTIGPDNEQGAVAARFIIDKLKPRKVAMLHDKQAYGRGIVNTARKILGREGVDVAMYEGITPGLKDYSDVIDRLRAAGVDFVYFGGYHNEMGLLMRQAREAGLNMRMMGPEGVANDEINSIGGDAVEGMLVTLPADFSAVARNAAIVKAFKDKKRDPSGAFQLTSYAAAQVIMDSIKAVGDDPTLVAEHMHKSTFQTPLGPTSWKANGDLTAFEFQVFEWHKDGSKTLVK is encoded by the coding sequence ATGAAGCTTCGCATGCGCCTACGCACGGCGTTGACGGCTCTTGCCGCAACCGCCTTTACGTTCACGGTCCAGGCCCAGATCAAGATCGCCATCGTCATACCGGCCAGCGGGCCACTTACCAAGACCGGCGACATGATTACCCAGGGCGTGAATACCGCCGTCGAACTAGTCAACGCGGCGGGCGGCATCAACGGAAAGCAGGTGCAGACCACCGTGTACGACGATGGCTGCGACCCCAAGCAGAGCCCCAAGGTGGCCAACCGGGTGCTTGACGACAAGATCCACTACATCGTCGGCCCGCTGTGCTCGGGCGCAACCATAGCGGCAGCGCCGATCTACAACAGCCAGCGCGTCGTGGCAGTCACGCCCTCGGCCACCTCGCCGGCGCTCACCGACGGTAACGACTACCACTACATCTTTCGCACCATAGGCCCGGACAATGAACAAGGGGCGGTCGCCGCGCGCTTCATCATCGACAAGCTCAAGCCGCGCAAGGTGGCCATGCTGCACGACAAGCAGGCCTATGGCCGCGGCATCGTCAACACCGCACGCAAGATCCTCGGGCGCGAGGGCGTGGACGTGGCCATGTACGAAGGCATCACCCCCGGGCTCAAGGACTACTCCGACGTGATTGACCGGCTGCGCGCAGCCGGTGTCGATTTCGTCTACTTCGGCGGCTACCACAACGAGATGGGGCTGTTGATGCGCCAAGCGCGTGAAGCGGGCCTGAACATGCGCATGATGGGCCCCGAGGGCGTGGCCAACGACGAGATCAACTCGATCGGCGGCGACGCGGTCGAGGGCATGCTGGTGACGCTGCCGGCGGATTTTTCCGCCGTCGCGCGCAACGCGGCCATCGTCAAGGCCTTCAAGGACAAGAAGCGCGACCCTTCGGGCGCCTTCCAGCTCACCTCCTACGCCGCCGCGCAGGTCATCATGGACAGCATCAAGGCGGTAGGCGACGACCCCACGCTCGTGGCCGAGCACATGCACAAGAGCACCTTCCAGACCCCGCTGGGCCCCACCAGCTGGAAAGCCAATGGCGACCTGACGGCCTTCGAGTTCCAGGTCTTCGAATGGCACAAGGACGGCAGCAAGACCCTGGTCAAGTAA
- a CDS encoding phosphoribosylanthranilate isomerase, with protein MSASPTHATTTRTRIKICGLTREADVDAAVALGVDAIGFVLYRASRRCVTPERAAELAARLPPLVTPVLLFVNASASETIAACACVPGATAQFHGDESPEDCWQASAGGRTPYLRAARIPGGAAAGRFDLVKYAHDHSRARAILLDAQTPGYGGGGKTFPWSLLPPYVDAHLVLSGGLTPANVGDGIRAVRPRCRTLAVDVSSGVELEGPDGKPVHGIKDAGKMARFVAAVRAADAA; from the coding sequence ATGAGCGCCAGCCCGACGCATGCCACGACAACACGCACCCGCATCAAGATCTGCGGCCTGACCCGCGAAGCCGATGTGGACGCCGCCGTGGCCCTGGGCGTCGATGCGATCGGCTTCGTGCTCTACCGCGCCAGCCGGCGCTGCGTCACGCCCGAGCGCGCCGCCGAGCTGGCTGCCCGCCTGCCGCCCCTGGTCACGCCAGTGCTGCTTTTCGTCAATGCGTCTGCTTCTGAAACAATAGCTGCTTGCGCATGCGTACCGGGCGCTACAGCCCAATTTCATGGTGATGAATCGCCCGAAGACTGCTGGCAGGCCAGCGCCGGCGGACGCACTCCCTACCTGCGCGCAGCGCGCATTCCGGGCGGCGCCGCCGCCGGGCGCTTTGACCTCGTAAAATACGCCCACGATCACTCCCGCGCCCGTGCCATCCTGCTGGATGCCCAAACCCCAGGCTATGGCGGGGGCGGCAAAACATTCCCTTGGTCACTGCTGCCACCCTACGTCGACGCTCACCTCGTTTTGTCTGGTGGGCTCACACCTGCCAACGTGGGCGATGGCATCAGGGCAGTGCGCCCGCGTTGCAGGACGCTGGCCGTTGACGTGAGCTCCGGCGTGGAGCTTGAAGGCCCTGACGGCAAGCCCGTACACGGCATCAAGGACGCCGGCAAGATGGCCCGCTTCGTCGCCGCCGTGCGTGCGGCCGACGCAGCCTGA
- the accD gene encoding acetyl-CoA carboxylase, carboxyltransferase subunit beta, translating into MSWLEKLLPSKIQPTDPAERRQMPEGLWIKCPSCDTVLYKTDLEHNHNVCPHCGHHHRIGARARLDAFLDAEGRYEIGQEVIPVDALKFKDSRKYPERLKEALEHTGETDALVVMGGAVKSISLVAAAFEFDFMGGSMGSVVGERFARGVENAIEQKVPFICFTATGGARMQEGLLSLMQMAKTNAALTRLAKKGLPYISVLTDPTMGGVSAGFAFMGDIVIAEPGALIGFAGPRVIESTVRVTLPEGFQRAEFLQSKGAVDMIVDRRQLPATVARLLAMLQRLPADAIA; encoded by the coding sequence ATGTCCTGGCTTGAAAAACTCCTGCCTTCCAAGATCCAGCCCACCGACCCGGCCGAGCGCCGGCAAATGCCCGAAGGCTTGTGGATCAAGTGCCCGAGTTGCGATACCGTGCTCTACAAGACCGACCTGGAGCACAACCACAACGTCTGCCCCCACTGCGGCCACCATCACCGCATCGGCGCGCGTGCGCGGCTCGACGCCTTCCTGGACGCCGAGGGGCGCTACGAGATCGGCCAGGAAGTCATACCGGTGGACGCGCTCAAGTTCAAGGACAGCCGCAAATACCCCGAGCGCCTGAAAGAGGCGCTGGAGCACACCGGCGAGACCGATGCGCTCGTGGTCATGGGCGGCGCGGTCAAGAGCATCAGTCTGGTGGCCGCGGCCTTCGAGTTCGACTTCATGGGCGGCTCCATGGGCTCGGTCGTCGGCGAGCGCTTTGCGCGCGGCGTGGAAAACGCCATCGAGCAGAAGGTACCCTTCATCTGCTTTACCGCCACCGGCGGCGCACGCATGCAAGAGGGCCTGCTGTCGCTGATGCAGATGGCCAAGACCAATGCCGCACTCACCCGCCTGGCCAAGAAGGGCTTGCCCTACATCAGCGTGCTCACCGACCCGACCATGGGCGGCGTCTCGGCCGGCTTTGCCTTCATGGGCGACATCGTGATCGCCGAACCCGGCGCGCTGATCGGCTTTGCCGGGCCGCGCGTGATCGAGTCCACGGTGCGCGTGACCTTGCCCGAAGGCTTTCAGCGCGCCGAATTCCTGCAAAGCAAGGGCGCGGTGGACATGATCGTCGACCGCCGCCAGCTGCCGGCCACCGTGGCCCGGCTGCTGGCCATGCTGCAACGCCTGCCTGCAGACGCCATCGCCTGA